In one window of Streptomyces sp. NBC_01224 DNA:
- the cydB gene encoding cytochrome d ubiquinol oxidase subunit II — MELHDVWFVLIAVLWTGYFFLEGFDFGIGVLTKLLARDRKERRVLINTIGPVWDGNEVWLLTAGGATFAAFPEWYATLFSGFYLPLLIILVCLIVRGVAFEYRSKRPEEKWQTNWEHAIFWTSLIPALLWGVAFGNIVRGVKIDADMEYVGTFWDLLNPYAILGGLVTLTLFTFHGAVFAGLKTVGDIRGRARKLALKLGPVTAVLALGFLIWTQIDNGDGWSLLAMITTVVALVGAIGAIAAGREGWSFALSGVTIVAAVAMLFLTLFPNVMPSSLNDAWSLTVTNASSTPYTLKIMTWCAGIATPVVLLYQGWTYWVFRKRIGTQHIAEAH; from the coding sequence ATGGAACTCCACGACGTCTGGTTCGTGCTCATCGCCGTCCTCTGGACCGGCTACTTCTTCCTGGAGGGATTCGACTTCGGGATCGGTGTCCTCACCAAGCTGCTGGCCCGCGACCGCAAGGAGCGGCGGGTTCTGATCAATACGATCGGGCCCGTCTGGGACGGCAATGAAGTGTGGCTGCTCACCGCGGGCGGTGCGACCTTCGCCGCCTTCCCCGAGTGGTACGCCACCCTGTTCTCCGGCTTCTACCTGCCGCTGCTGATCATCCTGGTCTGCCTGATCGTGCGAGGTGTCGCCTTCGAGTACCGGTCGAAGCGTCCCGAGGAGAAGTGGCAGACCAACTGGGAACACGCGATCTTCTGGACCTCGCTGATCCCGGCCCTGCTCTGGGGCGTGGCCTTCGGGAACATCGTGCGCGGCGTGAAGATCGACGCCGACATGGAGTACGTGGGCACCTTCTGGGACCTGCTCAACCCGTACGCCATCCTCGGCGGACTGGTCACGCTCACCCTCTTCACCTTCCATGGTGCCGTGTTCGCGGGACTCAAGACCGTCGGGGACATCCGGGGGCGGGCGCGCAAGCTGGCGCTGAAGCTCGGGCCGGTCACCGCGGTGCTCGCACTCGGCTTCCTGATCTGGACCCAGATCGACAACGGCGACGGCTGGAGCCTGCTGGCGATGATCACCACCGTGGTGGCACTGGTCGGCGCGATCGGTGCGATCGCGGCGGGACGCGAGGGCTGGTCGTTCGCGCTCTCCGGCGTGACCATCGTGGCCGCGGTCGCGATGCTCTTCCTGACGCTCTTCCCGAACGTCATGCCGTCCTCGCTGAACGACGCCTGGAGCCTCACGGTCACCAACGCCTCGTCCACCCCGTACACGCTGAAGATCATGACCTGGTGCGCGGGGATCGCCACCCCGGTCGTCCTGCTCTACCAGGGCTGGACGTACTGGGTGTTCCGTAAGCGCATCGGTACGCAGCACATCGCCGAAGCGCACTGA
- the cydD gene encoding thiol reductant ABC exporter subunit CydD: MKPIDPRLLRYARATRLFLAAVVALGVVGAALVIAQAMLIAEVVVGGFEDGLAVSGLRTPLIMLAAVALGRGLVSWLTELAAYRASAAVKSELRSRLLERAAALGPGWLSGQRTGSLVALATRGVDALDDYFARYLPQLGLAVVVPVAVLARIVTEDWVSAAIIVVTLPLIPLFMILIGWATQSRMDRQWRLLSRLSGHFLDVVAGLPTLKVFGRAKAQAESIRTITSQYRRATLRTLRIAFLSSFALELLATLSVALVAVTIGMRLVHGELDLYTGLVVLILAPEAYLPIRQVGAQYHAAAEGLSAAEEIFSVLETEPRPGGTEHTPESLRLELEGVTVRHEGRTEASLDGASLVVDEGETVALVGPSGVGKSTLLDVVLGFTAPDEGRVRIGGVDLAALAPEHWRERIAWVPQRPYLFAGTIAENVRLARPDADDGAVTAALRDAGAYDFVAELPDGAQTLLGEDGAGLSAGQRQRLALARAFLADRPLLLLDEPTASLDGETEAGIVEAVRRLAAGRTVLLVVHRPALLSVADRVVTLEPGVTLRPEKPEVSAAVPRPASAPAGESDAVPEPGVLRDTAARPGQVLARVREAAGAQRGQLALALLLGSLALGSAVGLMAVSGWLISRASEQPPVLYLMVAVTATRAFGLGRAVFRYAERLVSHDAVLKMLAELRVAVYRGLERIAPAGLRRTRRGDLLSRLVADVDALQDYWLRWLLPAGTAVVVGAATAGFIGWLLPAAGVVLAAGLLLAGVGVPLVSGACSRHAERQLAPARADLATRITDLLGGTAELTVAGALPARSERTRAADGVLTRIAARAATATALGGGLIALISGLTVVATALVSLPAVYDGRLAGVELAVVVLTPLAAFEAVTGLPLAVQYRQRVKRSAERVYEVLDAPLPVHEPGSPAETPGSPFPLEVRGLSARYAGAGRDALDSVDLRLTAGRRIAVVGPSGSGKTTLAQVLLRFLDARAGTYRIGGVDASALEGDTVRQFVGLCAQDAHIFDSSIRENLRLARTGATDEELRAALDRARLLDWAEALPDGLDTLVGEHGARLSGGQRQRLALARAILADFPVLVLDEPAEHLDLATADALTADLLAATRGRTTVLITHRLQGLEAVDEVVVLDAGRVVQRGPYAGLAAEEGPLRRMLERERETVRVPEDAVGVRA; encoded by the coding sequence GTGAAACCGATCGACCCGCGCCTGCTCCGCTACGCCCGCGCCACCCGCCTCTTCCTGGCAGCCGTGGTGGCACTCGGAGTTGTCGGGGCGGCGCTGGTCATCGCCCAGGCCATGCTCATCGCCGAAGTGGTGGTGGGCGGGTTCGAGGACGGACTGGCCGTCTCCGGTCTGCGGACTCCGCTGATCATGCTCGCGGCCGTCGCGCTCGGCCGGGGGCTGGTCTCGTGGCTGACCGAACTGGCCGCATACCGGGCCAGCGCGGCAGTCAAGTCCGAACTCCGCAGCCGGCTGCTGGAGCGGGCCGCGGCGCTCGGGCCCGGCTGGCTGAGCGGGCAGCGCACCGGCTCCCTGGTGGCGCTTGCCACCCGTGGGGTCGACGCCCTCGACGACTACTTCGCGCGTTATCTGCCGCAGCTCGGACTCGCGGTGGTTGTCCCGGTGGCGGTCCTTGCCAGGATCGTCACCGAGGACTGGGTCTCGGCAGCGATCATCGTGGTCACGCTGCCGCTCATCCCGCTCTTCATGATCCTGATCGGCTGGGCCACCCAGTCGCGGATGGACCGCCAGTGGCGGCTGTTGTCCCGGCTCTCCGGGCACTTCCTCGACGTGGTCGCCGGACTGCCGACGCTGAAGGTCTTCGGCCGGGCCAAGGCCCAGGCCGAATCCATCCGCACCATCACCTCGCAGTACCGGCGGGCCACGCTGCGGACGCTGCGGATCGCGTTCCTGTCGTCCTTTGCCCTGGAGCTGCTGGCGACCCTGTCGGTGGCCCTCGTCGCCGTCACCATCGGTATGAGGCTCGTGCACGGCGAACTCGACCTCTACACCGGCCTGGTGGTGCTGATCCTGGCGCCCGAGGCCTATCTGCCGATCCGCCAGGTCGGCGCGCAGTACCACGCGGCCGCTGAGGGGCTCTCGGCCGCGGAGGAGATCTTCTCGGTCCTGGAGACCGAGCCCCGGCCGGGCGGTACGGAGCACACCCCGGAGTCGCTGCGGCTGGAGCTTGAGGGGGTGACCGTACGGCATGAAGGCCGTACCGAAGCTTCGCTGGACGGGGCCTCGTTGGTGGTGGACGAGGGGGAGACCGTTGCCCTGGTCGGCCCGAGCGGCGTCGGGAAATCCACCTTGCTCGATGTGGTGCTGGGATTCACGGCACCCGACGAGGGGCGGGTGCGGATCGGTGGCGTCGATCTGGCGGCGCTGGCACCCGAGCACTGGCGGGAACGGATCGCCTGGGTGCCGCAGCGCCCGTATCTTTTCGCAGGCACGATCGCGGAGAACGTACGGCTGGCCCGGCCGGACGCGGACGACGGCGCCGTGACTGCGGCGCTGCGGGACGCGGGGGCGTACGACTTCGTGGCGGAACTGCCGGACGGCGCGCAGACGCTCCTCGGCGAGGACGGTGCGGGCCTCTCCGCCGGCCAGCGCCAGCGCCTCGCGCTCGCGCGGGCCTTCCTCGCCGACCGGCCGCTGCTGCTGCTCGACGAGCCGACCGCGAGCCTGGACGGCGAGACGGAAGCGGGCATCGTCGAGGCGGTACGAAGGCTGGCGGCGGGGCGGACCGTGCTGCTGGTCGTGCACCGCCCGGCCCTGCTCTCGGTGGCCGACCGGGTGGTGACACTGGAACCGGGCGTGACACTTCGGCCGGAGAAGCCCGAGGTGTCCGCCGCCGTACCACGGCCGGCGAGTGCACCCGCCGGCGAGAGTGACGCTGTGCCGGAGCCCGGGGTGCTGCGGGACACCGCGGCCCGCCCGGGGCAGGTCCTGGCCCGGGTCAGGGAGGCCGCAGGGGCACAGCGCGGACAGCTGGCACTCGCGCTGCTGCTGGGAAGCCTCGCCCTGGGCTCGGCCGTCGGGCTCATGGCCGTCTCCGGCTGGCTGATCTCCCGCGCCTCCGAGCAGCCCCCGGTGCTCTATCTGATGGTCGCCGTGACCGCGACCCGCGCCTTCGGCCTCGGACGAGCCGTCTTCCGCTACGCCGAGCGCCTGGTGTCGCACGACGCCGTGCTCAAGATGCTCGCCGAACTGCGCGTCGCGGTCTACCGAGGGCTGGAGCGCATCGCGCCGGCCGGTCTGCGCCGCACCCGGCGCGGGGACCTGCTCTCCCGGCTCGTCGCCGATGTCGACGCCTTGCAGGACTACTGGCTGCGCTGGCTGCTGCCCGCCGGGACCGCCGTGGTCGTGGGGGCGGCGACCGCCGGATTCATCGGCTGGCTGCTGCCTGCGGCAGGCGTCGTGCTGGCCGCCGGACTGCTGCTGGCCGGAGTGGGAGTGCCGCTGGTGAGCGGCGCCTGCTCTCGCCACGCGGAACGCCAACTGGCCCCCGCACGTGCCGATCTGGCCACCCGGATCACGGACCTGCTCGGCGGGACCGCCGAACTGACCGTCGCGGGTGCCCTGCCCGCCCGCTCGGAGCGGACCCGGGCGGCCGACGGCGTCCTGACCCGCATCGCCGCCCGCGCGGCCACCGCCACCGCGCTCGGCGGCGGTCTCATCGCTCTGATCAGCGGCCTCACCGTCGTCGCCACCGCCCTCGTCTCCCTCCCCGCCGTGTACGACGGGCGGCTCGCGGGCGTGGAACTCGCGGTGGTGGTACTCACGCCGCTGGCCGCCTTCGAGGCCGTGACCGGTCTGCCGCTCGCCGTGCAGTACCGGCAGCGGGTCAAGCGGAGTGCGGAGCGGGTGTACGAGGTGCTGGACGCCCCACTGCCCGTGCATGAACCCGGCAGCCCGGCCGAGACACCCGGATCGCCCTTCCCGCTGGAGGTGCGGGGACTGTCGGCCCGGTACGCGGGAGCGGGGCGGGACGCCCTGGACTCCGTCGACCTGAGGCTGACGGCCGGCCGGCGCATCGCCGTCGTCGGGCCCTCCGGCTCCGGGAAGACGACCCTCGCGCAGGTCCTGCTCCGTTTCCTGGACGCACGGGCGGGGACCTACCGGATCGGCGGTGTCGACGCCTCCGCACTGGAGGGGGACACGGTCCGGCAGTTCGTCGGGCTGTGTGCCCAGGACGCCCATATCTTCGACAGTTCCATCCGGGAGAACCTGCGGCTGGCCCGTACCGGTGCGACGGACGAGGAACTGCGGGCCGCTCTCGACCGGGCACGGCTGCTCGACTGGGCCGAGGCGCTGCCCGACGGGCTCGACACCCTTGTCGGCGAACACGGCGCACGCCTCTCCGGCGGCCAGCGTCAGCGCCTCGCGCTGGCCCGGGCGATCCTCGCCGACTTTCCCGTACTCGTTCTGGACGAGCCCGCGGAACATCTCGACCTGGCGACCGCGGACGCCCTGACCGCGGACCTGCTGGCCGCCACCCGGGGGCGTACGACGGTTTTGATCACCCACCGCCTCCAAGGGCTCGAAGCCGTCGACGAGGTGGTGGTGCTGGATGCCGGCCGGGTCGTGCAGCGGGGACCGTACGCCGGTCTCGCCGCTGAGGAGGGGCCGCTGCGCCGGATGTTGGAGCGCGAGCGGGAGACCGTACGGGTGCCCGAGGACGCCGTGGGCGTACGGGCATGA
- a CDS encoding GAF domain-containing sensor histidine kinase, which translates to MPEQDPKDSLEAATQATRSLQGLSTELTARVPQLLEAMRSVGTGLELHSTLDRICETAAELAHSRYAAIGVVDEEGAGLSDFVTYGVSDEVAHEIGRRPDGHRGLLGALIHDPVPVKLADLTADPRFAGFPPGHPPMRSFLGVPIRVQGEIFGNLYLAEKDDGGEFNDYDLHMVRVLATEAGIAIGNARLYEAARQRERWIDGSVAVTTALLSGGDADDALSVVAEQARHLAASAAGIVLLPAEEGGLEIVAVSADNPSGQLGVIIGPESPVVTKLLDGEGVFVDDSATDPRMVTTLAHRFGPSMLLPLHSGGRVLGALATPRARGERPFTETERTLATQFASQAALALMMAEAQRDRERLAVYEDRDRIARDLHDLVIQRLFATGMMLESAQRRSVVPEVQTGVGRAVDELDVTIQEIRTAIFALQQEPAEAPSGLRTRVLREINMAAVPLGFKPSHRFLGPVDSLVGELTGKNLIAALREALSNAFRHAEASLIDVVVDATATLPDGRDAVRLSVADDGVGIPEGGRRSGLRNLARRAESLGGASWFGPGIGEDGGGTTVVWEAPI; encoded by the coding sequence ATGCCAGAGCAGGACCCGAAGGACTCACTCGAAGCCGCGACGCAGGCGACACGCAGCCTGCAGGGCCTGTCCACCGAACTCACCGCCCGTGTACCGCAGCTGCTGGAAGCCATGCGTTCGGTCGGCACGGGCCTCGAACTGCACTCCACCCTCGACCGGATCTGTGAGACGGCGGCGGAACTCGCCCACTCCCGCTACGCCGCCATCGGCGTCGTCGACGAGGAGGGTGCGGGACTCTCAGATTTCGTCACGTACGGAGTTTCGGACGAGGTGGCGCACGAGATCGGCCGTCGCCCGGACGGGCACCGGGGGCTGCTCGGTGCACTGATCCACGACCCGGTACCGGTGAAGCTCGCCGATCTGACGGCCGATCCGAGGTTCGCCGGATTCCCGCCCGGCCATCCCCCGATGCGGAGCTTTCTCGGCGTCCCGATCCGGGTACAGGGAGAGATCTTCGGAAATCTCTATCTGGCCGAGAAGGACGACGGGGGCGAGTTCAACGACTACGACCTGCACATGGTGCGGGTGCTCGCCACGGAGGCCGGGATCGCCATCGGCAACGCCCGGCTGTACGAGGCGGCACGCCAGCGCGAGCGGTGGATCGACGGCTCGGTGGCCGTGACCACCGCCTTGCTGTCCGGCGGTGACGCCGACGACGCGCTCTCCGTCGTCGCCGAACAGGCCCGCCATCTTGCCGCGTCCGCCGCCGGGATCGTGCTGCTGCCGGCCGAGGAGGGCGGTCTGGAGATCGTCGCCGTCTCCGCGGACAACCCTTCAGGCCAGCTGGGGGTGATCATCGGGCCGGAGAGCCCGGTGGTTACGAAGCTGCTGGACGGCGAGGGGGTCTTCGTGGACGACTCGGCCACCGATCCCCGTATGGTCACCACGCTGGCCCACCGGTTCGGCCCCAGCATGCTGCTGCCCCTGCACAGCGGTGGCCGGGTGCTGGGCGCGCTCGCCACCCCCCGCGCCCGCGGCGAAAGGCCATTCACGGAGACGGAACGCACCCTTGCCACCCAGTTCGCCTCGCAGGCCGCACTCGCGCTGATGATGGCCGAGGCGCAGCGGGACCGGGAGCGGCTCGCGGTGTACGAGGACCGCGACCGGATCGCCCGCGATCTGCACGACCTGGTCATCCAGCGGCTGTTCGCCACCGGGATGATGTTGGAGAGCGCCCAGCGCCGGTCGGTCGTGCCCGAGGTGCAGACGGGTGTCGGCCGGGCGGTCGACGAACTGGACGTGACCATCCAGGAGATCCGTACCGCGATCTTCGCACTGCAGCAGGAGCCGGCCGAGGCGCCGTCCGGGCTGCGCACCCGCGTCCTGCGTGAGATCAACATGGCGGCGGTCCCGCTGGGCTTCAAGCCCTCGCACCGCTTCCTCGGCCCGGTCGACTCGCTGGTCGGCGAGCTGACCGGCAAGAACCTGATCGCTGCGCTGCGGGAGGCGCTGTCCAATGCCTTCCGGCATGCCGAGGCGTCGTTGATCGACGTGGTCGTCGATGCAACCGCCACGCTGCCCGACGGGAGGGACGCGGTGCGGCTGTCGGTCGCCGACGACGGAGTGGGCATCCCGGAGGGAGGTCGGCGCAGCGGGCTGCGGAATCTGGCGCGCCGGGCGGAATCCCTCGGCGGTGCGAGCTGGTTCGGGCCCGGCATCGGGGAGGACGGGGGCGGCACGACGGTGGTGTGGGAGGCGCCGATCTGA
- the hisC gene encoding histidinol-phosphate transaminase, with translation MSETSPKLRAELDGVPAYVPGKPAAVGGPVAFKLSSNENPYPPLPGVMESALAAAANFNRYPDMACTGLMNELADRFGVPVSHLATGTGSVGVAQQLLQATSGPGDEVIYAWRSFEAYPIITQVSGATSVKVPLTSGEVHDLDAMADAITDRTRMIFVCNPNNPTGTVVRRAELERFLDRVPGDVLVVLDEAYREFIRDVEVPDGIEIYRDRPNVAVLRTFSKAYGLAGLRVGFAVAHEPVAAALRKTAVPFGVSQLAQDAAVASLRAEDELLGRVGSLVCERERVQRTLVDQGWTVPESQANFVWLRLGDRTADFAAVCERAGVVVRPFAGEGVRVSIGEDEANDLFLKVTESYRKEL, from the coding sequence GTGAGCGAGACGAGCCCCAAGCTGCGCGCCGAGCTGGACGGCGTTCCCGCCTATGTACCGGGCAAGCCGGCTGCCGTCGGCGGACCGGTTGCGTTCAAGCTGTCCTCCAACGAGAACCCGTATCCGCCGCTGCCCGGGGTGATGGAGTCCGCCCTGGCCGCGGCAGCGAACTTCAATCGCTATCCGGACATGGCCTGCACCGGTCTGATGAACGAGCTGGCCGACCGTTTCGGTGTACCCGTCTCGCACCTCGCCACCGGAACCGGCTCGGTCGGTGTGGCGCAGCAGCTGCTCCAGGCCACCTCGGGCCCGGGTGACGAGGTCATCTACGCCTGGCGCTCCTTCGAGGCGTACCCGATCATCACGCAGGTCAGCGGTGCGACGTCGGTGAAGGTTCCGCTGACCAGCGGTGAGGTGCACGACCTCGACGCCATGGCGGACGCGATCACGGACCGCACCCGGATGATCTTCGTCTGCAACCCGAACAACCCGACCGGCACCGTTGTGCGCCGGGCCGAGCTGGAGCGTTTCCTGGACCGGGTGCCGGGCGATGTCCTGGTGGTGCTCGACGAGGCGTACAGGGAGTTCATTCGCGACGTCGAGGTGCCGGACGGCATCGAGATCTACCGGGACCGGCCCAATGTGGCGGTGCTGCGGACGTTCTCCAAGGCGTACGGCCTGGCCGGTCTGCGGGTCGGTTTCGCCGTGGCTCACGAGCCGGTGGCGGCCGCGCTGCGCAAGACGGCGGTGCCCTTCGGGGTCAGCCAGCTCGCGCAGGATGCGGCGGTGGCCTCGCTGCGCGCCGAGGACGAACTCCTGGGGAGGGTCGGCTCCTTGGTGTGTGAGCGCGAGCGGGTGCAGCGGACGCTGGTGGACCAGGGGTGGACCGTGCCGGAGTCGCAGGCGAACTTCGTCTGGCTGCGGCTCGGGGACCGTACTGCCGACTTCGCCGCGGTGTGTGAGCGGGCCGGCGTGGTGGTCAGGCCGTTCGCAGGCGAGGGTGTGCGGGTCTCGATCGGGGAGGACGAGGCGAACGATCTGTTCCTGAAGGTGACGGAGTCGTACCGCAAGGAGCTGTAG
- a CDS encoding cytochrome ubiquinol oxidase subunit I: protein MELALAPETLARWQFGITTVYHFLFVPLTISLAALTAGLQTAWVRTNNEKYLRATKFWGKLFLINIAMGVVTGIVQEFQFGMNWSDYSRFVGDIFGAPLAFEALIAFFFESTFIGLWIFGWDKLPKKIHLACIWMVSIGTILSAYFILAANSWMQHPVGYRINKERGRAELTDFWHVLTQNTALAQFFHTITAAFLVGGAFMVGIAAFHLARKKHIPVMRTSLRLGLVTVVIAGLLTAISGDQLGKVMFKQQPMKMAAAEALWEGQDSAPFSIFAVGDVAKGHNTVEISIPGILSFLADDSFTSYVPGINDINKAEQEKFGPGDYRPNIPVAFWSFRWMIGFGMASFALGILGLWLTRRKFMLPPGMRTGEDEVPHLVLFKNKALSPKLAKCYWIVALWTLLFPLIANSWGWIFTEMGRQPWVVYGVLQTRDAVSPGTSQGEVLTSMIGFTLLYAALAVIEVKLLVKYIKAGPPELTEADLNPPTKIGGDDHDDADRPMAFSY from the coding sequence GTGGAGCTAGCTCTGGCGCCGGAAACCCTGGCGCGATGGCAGTTCGGTATCACCACCGTCTACCACTTCCTGTTCGTCCCACTGACGATCTCTCTCGCTGCGCTCACCGCCGGCCTGCAGACCGCCTGGGTGCGGACGAACAACGAGAAGTACCTCAGAGCGACGAAATTCTGGGGAAAGCTCTTCCTGATCAACATCGCCATGGGTGTCGTCACCGGCATCGTCCAAGAGTTCCAGTTCGGTATGAACTGGTCCGACTACTCACGGTTCGTCGGCGACATCTTCGGTGCCCCGCTCGCGTTCGAGGCACTGATCGCCTTCTTCTTCGAGTCCACGTTCATCGGGCTGTGGATCTTCGGCTGGGACAAGCTGCCGAAGAAGATCCATCTCGCCTGCATCTGGATGGTCTCCATCGGGACCATCCTGTCCGCGTACTTCATCCTGGCGGCCAACTCCTGGATGCAGCACCCGGTCGGCTACCGGATCAACAAGGAGCGCGGCCGGGCCGAGCTCACCGACTTCTGGCATGTGCTCACCCAGAACACCGCGCTCGCCCAGTTCTTCCACACCATCACCGCTGCCTTCCTGGTCGGAGGCGCGTTCATGGTCGGTATCGCCGCGTTCCATCTGGCGCGCAAGAAGCACATCCCGGTGATGCGGACCTCGCTGCGGCTCGGACTGGTCACCGTGGTGATCGCCGGACTTCTCACCGCCATCAGCGGTGACCAGCTCGGCAAGGTCATGTTCAAGCAGCAGCCGATGAAGATGGCCGCCGCCGAGGCGCTCTGGGAGGGGCAGGACTCGGCACCCTTCTCGATCTTCGCGGTCGGCGATGTGGCCAAGGGCCACAACACCGTGGAGATCTCAATCCCGGGGATACTGTCCTTCCTCGCGGACGACAGCTTCACTTCGTACGTCCCTGGCATCAATGACATCAACAAGGCCGAGCAGGAGAAGTTCGGTCCCGGTGACTACCGGCCCAACATCCCGGTCGCGTTCTGGAGCTTCCGCTGGATGATCGGCTTCGGAATGGCGTCCTTCGCCCTCGGCATCCTCGGACTGTGGCTGACGCGAAGGAAGTTCATGCTGCCGCCGGGAATGAGGACCGGTGAGGACGAAGTGCCCCACCTCGTCCTCTTCAAGAACAAGGCACTCAGCCCGAAGCTCGCCAAGTGCTACTGGATCGTCGCGCTCTGGACGCTGCTCTTCCCGTTGATCGCCAACTCCTGGGGCTGGATCTTCACCGAGATGGGCCGCCAGCCCTGGGTCGTCTACGGCGTGCTCCAGACCCGCGACGCGGTCTCCCCCGGCACCTCGCAGGGCGAGGTACTCACCTCGATGATCGGCTTCACCCTGCTCTACGCCGCGCTCGCGGTGATCGAGGTCAAGCTGCTCGTGAAGTACATCAAGGCCGGACCGCCGGAGCTCACGGAGGCCGACCTCAACCCGCCCACCAAGATCGGCGGCGACGACCATGACGACGCCGACCGGCCGATGGCCTTCTCCTACTGA
- a CDS encoding LacI family DNA-binding transcriptional regulator — protein MTAAGKHQVSRAETPRRGGRQGRAGIRDVAAAAGVSITTVSDALNGKGRLPDATRRHVREVAERLGYRPSAAARTLRTGKSGLIGLTVTTYGDEPFTFTEFAYFAEMARAATSAALARGYALVILPATSRHDVWSNVALDGTVVIDPSDQDPVVTELVRQGLPVVSDGRPAGTLPVTAWVDNDHRAAVLDLLDHLAAAGARRIGLLTGTTTDTYTRLSTTAYLHWCERVGQAPVYESYPAHDPCAGAVAADRLLARPDRPDAVYGLFDPNGTDLLAAARRYGLRVPEDLLLVCCSESTVYATTEPPITTLSLKPRRIGTAVVQLLIDAIEGVKHDGPVEQVIPTELIVRTSSQRRPPRTTVSAPRSPAGD, from the coding sequence ATGACAGCAGCAGGGAAGCACCAGGTGAGCCGGGCGGAGACACCCCGGCGCGGCGGCCGGCAAGGACGAGCGGGAATCCGGGATGTGGCCGCCGCCGCCGGAGTCTCCATCACGACCGTCTCCGACGCGCTCAACGGCAAGGGCAGGCTCCCGGACGCCACCCGCCGCCATGTCCGCGAGGTCGCAGAGCGCCTGGGCTACCGCCCTTCCGCCGCGGCCCGAACCCTCCGTACCGGCAAGTCCGGCCTCATCGGCCTGACCGTGACGACCTACGGGGACGAACCTTTCACCTTCACCGAATTCGCCTACTTCGCCGAGATGGCCAGAGCGGCCACCTCCGCCGCGCTCGCCCGCGGCTACGCCCTCGTCATCCTGCCCGCCACCTCACGCCACGACGTCTGGTCGAACGTCGCTCTCGACGGCACCGTCGTGATCGACCCCTCCGACCAGGACCCGGTCGTCACGGAGCTCGTACGCCAGGGGCTGCCCGTCGTCTCGGACGGCCGGCCGGCCGGAACCCTCCCGGTCACCGCCTGGGTCGACAACGACCACCGGGCCGCCGTGCTCGACCTCCTCGACCATCTCGCCGCCGCCGGGGCCCGCCGCATCGGCCTGCTCACCGGCACCACCACCGACACGTACACCCGTCTCTCCACCACCGCGTACCTCCATTGGTGCGAGCGCGTGGGACAGGCCCCGGTGTACGAGTCCTACCCCGCCCACGACCCGTGCGCGGGTGCGGTCGCCGCCGACCGGCTGCTCGCCCGCCCGGACCGGCCCGACGCCGTCTACGGGCTCTTCGACCCCAATGGAACCGATCTGCTGGCGGCCGCCCGCCGGTACGGTCTGCGCGTCCCCGAGGACCTTCTGCTGGTCTGCTGCAGCGAGTCCACCGTGTACGCGACGACCGAGCCCCCCATCACCACGCTCTCGCTCAAGCCGCGCAGAATCGGCACCGCGGTCGTCCAGCTCCTGATCGACGCCATCGAAGGTGTGAAGCACGACGGACCGGTGGAGCAGGTCATACCGACAGAGCTCATCGTCCGGACGTCCTCGCAACGCCGTCCGCCCCGCACCACGGTCAGCGCACCGCGCTCTCCCGCCGGGGATTGA